Genomic DNA from Halobaculum sp. MBLA0147:
AACGGCCGCCACGCGGAACTGTTGGCCGGGGCGACGGACCGCGTGGTCGGCGTCGACGCGAGTCGCGCGCTGCTGGTGACCGCACGCGAGCGCGCCGCCGAACGGGGGTACGCGGACAGTCTCACGACCGTCGTAGGCGACGCCGGGGCACTCCCGCTCGCGTCCGACCGCGTCGCGCTCGTCGTCTACGTCGCCACGCTCCACCACCTCCCGACGCGAGCCGCGCGGGTCGCGTCGCTCTCGGAGGTGGCACGGGTGCTCGCGCCGGGCGGCCGGGCGCTGGTGAGCGCGTGGAGCACGGCCCACGACCGCTTCGACCGGACGGACGGGTTCGACACCGAGATCGACTGGACGCTGCCGGGCGGCGAGACCGTCCCGCGGTTCTACCACGTCTACGATCCCGACGAGTTCCGTGCGGACCTGCGCGCGAGCGACCTGGCGGTCGTCTCCACGCGGGTGTCCAGCGGCAACTGCTACGCCGTCGTCGCGCCGGCCGACGAGTGACTCCCGGCGAGTGAGTGCCGTCGAGTGGAGCAGGTGGCGTCGCAGGACGGACGACCGTGTTCGGATACGTCGACAGTTCCGAGTGACGCGCGAGAGACACGCGAGAGACACGCGAGTGAGACGTGCGTCTCGACTGCGAACGGGGGGTGAAGCGACCCGTGAGCCGCGCGGGGCCTCGCGAACGGAGTGAGTGCGGCCTCGTCAGAGCGTGCTCTGACGGAGGCGGAGCGAGCAGAACACGTGAGGTGCGGCTCCGCCGCGCCTCGATCGGAGGCCGAGCGAGACCGGCGGTCTCGCCGGCAGCCGGTTCTGTGGAGCGAAGTTCCCGCTACCGGCCGCGCGGCGACGGCGTGGCCGCGTGGCGACGGCGTGGCCGCCCGGCGACGGATCTGGGCTTCCCGACTCCTCTCATCTACACGGTCGTTTCTGGTCTGAACACGACCCTGCCGAGAGCCGAAAGGGTGAGGTGGCCGCGCGTCCCCGGGTGTGTGTGAACGACACGGAGGTCGCTCCCCAGGAGGCCACCCACCTCGTCGACCAGAACGGGTTGTCGCAGTTGTTCGCCAACCGAGTCCGTGCGCGTGTGCTCGTGACGCTCTCGTACGCCGACGAGCCGTTGACACCTGCGGCGGTCGCCGACGCCGCCGGTGTCACGGAGAGCGCCGTCTACGAGGCACTCGACCCGCTCGCCGACTTCGAACTGTTCGACACGACGCCGGTGGAGGGGACCGACGACTCGACTGGACGTGGCGACGACGAGCCGCTGCGGTACGCCCTCGCGAGCGACGACGAACTCGTCGCGGCACTCGAACGTGTGGCGCGGCTGGCGACCGAACGGCTCCACCCCGAGGACGGAGAGGAGTCGAACTGACCGGGCTACCGGCGGTACGTGGTCCCCGCCGAGGCGGCGTCGACACTCACTCCAGCGAGACCGTCGTCTCGGCGGCGAGCCCGACGGCGTCTGGGTCGGCGACGTTGACCGCGACCGAGAGGGTGTACTCGCCGGCCGTCGCCGGCTCCCACTCGGCCTCGGAGACACGGAACTGACCGTCCCAACCACGCGAGAAGCGTTTGCGTTCGCCGCGGTCGAAGACGAACCGGTGCGGCTCCTCCGGCGGCTCCTCCGGGTGGTGGACCGCCTCGCGGTGACCGTCGATCGCCCACGTCCACCGCAGCGGCGAGACCGTCTGGACCGACAGCGGCACCGGGAGTGGGTTGGTGAACTCGACCGCGAACGGCACGCGGTCGCCGACGGCGAACGGTCCCTCCGGTGTGTGGACCGCGACACCGAGTGCGCGACACCGCAGCGAGTGCGTCGTCAGCGCGCGGGTGATCCGTTCGACCGGGAGCGTGCGGGCCGCGCGTGGCTCGCGCCGGGCGTCGTCTTCGGCCGGCGAGAACGGGTCGTCGTCGTCTCGCGAGAGCGCGTCCGACTCGTAGATTCGGCGCATCGACTGTGTGTTACGTGGGCGCGGCGCGTGGTTGACTCTTCCGATGACCGGGGTAGGGACGCGGGTGACCCCTCCGATGACGGGGTAGAGCGGGAGAGTCGACCGAGTGGGTGAGAGTGGAGCGACGGAGACGCGACAGCGGAGCGACCGCTCAGTCGTCGCCGCTGGTGCGTTGTCCCTCCACGTCCCCGTTCGCGACCTGCCGCGGTGCGGCGGTGGGCGACGGGTCGGCGTACTCCGGATCGAAGAGGTGACAGGCGGCGTGTCCGGCCGCCGTCTCTCGGAGTTCCGGCTCGGCGGTCGTACACGGGCTGGCGAACGTCTCGCCGACACCCGTCTCCGTCGGGTCGCCGTCGTCGGCGACGACCGCCCCGACGGCGTCGGCCAACGCCCGGTCGGCGTCCGGGTCCGACAGCGTCTCCGGCACGTCGTACTCCTGGCGGATGGCGGTCGGTAGGTCCGGCGCGTCCCCGTTCTCGACGAGCGTCTCCGCCGTCGACACGTCCACGTCGGCCGCCTCGATCCGCGTCACCAGGTCCAACACCGCCCGCCACTCCGACTGCTCCAACTCGAAGTCCGCGGGCGGGATCACCCGCGGACACCGAGTGTGGAACTTACACCCCGACGGCGGGTCGATGGGCGAGGGGACACTCCCCTCCAGGATGATCCGGTCGGCGTCCCACCCGGGGTCTGGCTCCGGAATCGCCGACAGCAACGCCTCCGTGTACGGGTGCTGTGGCGGAGTGAACAGCTCCTCTGGGGTGCCCAGCTCGGCCAGTTCGCCGAGGTACATCACCGCGATGCGGTCGGAGATGTGCTCGACGACCGAGAGGTCGTGTGCGATGAACAGGTACGACAGCCCCAGGTCCTCCTGGAGGTCCTCCAACAAGTTGAGGATCTGTGCCTGGACGGACACGTCCAGTGCCGACACCGGCTCGTCACAGACGATGAAGTCCGGGTCGACGGCGAGTGCGCGGGCGATGCCGATCCGCTGGAGTTGCCCGCCGGAGAACTCGTTGGGGTAGCGGTTGGCGTGACTCGCCGAGAGCCCGACCCGTTCGAGCAGTTCCTTGATCCGCTCGTCGCGGGTGGTCCCCTCGGCGAGCCCGTGGATGTCCAGCGCCTCGCCGATGATGTCGTTGATCGTCAGGCGCGGATTGAGACTCGACTGTGGGTTCTGGAAGACGACCTGCATCTCCTTGCGGAGGTCGCGCAGTTCGTCCTCCGGCAGTCCGGTGATCTCGCGGCCGCGGTAGTACACCGACCCGCCGGTCGGCTCGTCCAACTGCAGCACCGTCCGCCCGACGGTACTCTTCCCACAGCCGGACTCCCCGACGAGCCCCAGCGTCTCCCCCTCGTAGATCTCGAAGGAGACGCCGTCGACCGCCTTCACGTACTGCTGGCGGCCGAGCAGGCGGTCGAAGAACCCGCTCTCGGACTCGTAGTACTTCTGGAGGTTCTCGACGCGGAGCAGCGGCTCCTCACCCGGACGGCGACCACCCTCTGTGGGTGTCTCCGTCCCGGCGCCGGTGGCGCCGTCGGCGTCGCTCACGCGTCACCACCTCCGTCTCCGGAGACGGAGCCGTCCGTCGTCCCGCCGTCGGTGGCCGTCGCGCCGTCGTCGACGGTGACGGTGTAGTCGAGTTCCCCGCGGAGTTCGCCCGTGTGGGCGAGACACGCCGCCGACCGCTCCGCGTGATCGGCCGCGTTCGCGACTTCGCCCGTCTCGACGTTCACCAGTTCCGGCTCGCGGCGAGTACACGCCTCCTCGGCGTACGGACACCGCGGGTGGAAGTTACACCC
This window encodes:
- a CDS encoding ABC transporter ATP-binding protein: MLRVENLQKYYESESGFFDRLLGRQQYVKAVDGVSFEIYEGETLGLVGESGCGKSTVGRTVLQLDEPTGGSVYYRGREITGLPEDELRDLRKEMQVVFQNPQSSLNPRLTINDIIGEALDIHGLAEGTTRDERIKELLERVGLSASHANRYPNEFSGGQLQRIGIARALAVDPDFIVCDEPVSALDVSVQAQILNLLEDLQEDLGLSYLFIAHDLSVVEHISDRIAVMYLGELAELGTPEELFTPPQHPYTEALLSAIPEPDPGWDADRIILEGSVPSPIDPPSGCKFHTRCPRVIPPADFELEQSEWRAVLDLVTRIEAADVDVSTAETLVENGDAPDLPTAIRQEYDVPETLSDPDADRALADAVGAVVADDGDPTETGVGETFASPCTTAEPELRETAAGHAACHLFDPEYADPSPTAAPRQVANGDVEGQRTSGDD
- a CDS encoding class I SAM-dependent methyltransferase, with amino-acid sequence MAEHFAETRAHPWPEVVDFVETHGAGGDDPAPAVGRGDTAVGHSGAAVGLDLGCGNGRHAELLAGATDRVVGVDASRALLVTARERAAERGYADSLTTVVGDAGALPLASDRVALVVYVATLHHLPTRAARVASLSEVARVLAPGGRALVSAWSTAHDRFDRTDGFDTEIDWTLPGGETVPRFYHVYDPDEFRADLRASDLAVVSTRVSSGNCYAVVAPADE